The Geodermatophilaceae bacterium NBWT11 genome has a segment encoding these proteins:
- a CDS encoding MFS transporter: MTHRQILEALSGLLLALFVAFLSSTVVSNALPTIITDLRGSQSQYTWVVTATLLASTASTPIWGKLADLMSKKLLIQIAIVVFVVGSMLAGLAQSVPTLIGWRVLQGLGLGGLQALVQIAMAAMISPRERGRYSGLLGGVMAVATVGGPLIGGLLVDTSWLGWRWCFFVGVPFAVVALVLLQRTLHLPTIKRDVSIDYLGAAFLTAGVSSLLIWVTLAGDTFAWMSVETLLMVGGGLLAVAAFIVTEMRAKEPIVPLRLFRDRTTSLAIIASVAVGVALFGSTVFLGQYLQISRGYSPTAAGLLTIPMVGGLLVSSTASGILISRYGKWKAYLVSGSVLVATGFGLLATIDHTTNMVVLGVFLAVLGLGIGMTMQNLVLAVQNTVAATDLGAASSAVAFFRSLGGTIGVSVLGAVLSARVASLITDGLPAGAAGQAGSGDIGLATLTTAPPEIQDLIRVSYGDATGRIFLIAALLSVITVAAVVFIHEVALRTESGDERVAGEQAGATPADSTAAVDDQLAGRHAVAGPDAPEEPVRVTVFTGTELDQGGRHEPVDARR; this comes from the coding sequence GGCAGTCAGAGCCAGTACACCTGGGTGGTCACCGCCACCCTGCTGGCCAGCACCGCGTCCACCCCGATCTGGGGCAAGCTCGCCGACCTGATGAGCAAGAAGCTGCTCATCCAGATCGCGATCGTGGTCTTCGTGGTCGGCTCGATGCTGGCCGGGCTCGCCCAGTCGGTGCCCACGCTGATCGGCTGGCGGGTGCTGCAGGGCCTGGGCCTGGGTGGCCTGCAGGCGCTGGTGCAGATCGCGATGGCGGCCATGATCAGCCCCCGGGAGCGTGGTCGGTACTCCGGCCTGCTGGGTGGCGTGATGGCCGTGGCGACCGTCGGCGGCCCGCTCATCGGTGGCCTGCTGGTCGACACGAGCTGGTTGGGCTGGCGCTGGTGCTTCTTCGTCGGCGTCCCCTTCGCCGTCGTGGCCCTGGTGCTGCTGCAGCGCACGCTGCACCTGCCCACGATCAAGCGCGACGTGTCGATCGACTACCTGGGTGCGGCCTTCCTCACCGCGGGTGTCTCCTCGCTGCTCATCTGGGTCACCCTGGCCGGCGACACGTTCGCCTGGATGTCGGTCGAGACGCTGCTGATGGTCGGTGGCGGCCTGCTCGCCGTGGCCGCGTTCATCGTCACCGAGATGCGGGCCAAGGAGCCCATCGTCCCGCTGCGGCTGTTCAGGGACCGCACGACCAGCCTGGCGATCATCGCCAGCGTCGCCGTCGGTGTCGCGCTCTTCGGCTCGACGGTCTTCCTCGGCCAGTACCTGCAGATCTCCCGCGGCTACTCGCCGACGGCGGCCGGCCTGCTCACCATCCCGATGGTCGGCGGCCTGCTGGTCTCCTCCACCGCGTCCGGGATCCTGATCTCCCGCTACGGGAAGTGGAAGGCCTACCTGGTCAGCGGCTCGGTCCTGGTGGCCACCGGCTTCGGCCTGCTCGCCACCATCGACCACACCACGAACATGGTCGTGCTCGGCGTCTTCCTCGCCGTCCTCGGCCTGGGCATCGGCATGACGATGCAGAACCTGGTGCTGGCCGTGCAGAACACCGTGGCGGCCACCGACCTCGGGGCGGCCAGCTCCGCGGTCGCGTTCTTCCGCAGCCTCGGCGGCACGATCGGCGTCTCGGTGCTGGGTGCGGTGCTCAGCGCCCGGGTCGCCAGCCTGATCACCGACGGCCTCCCGGCCGGCGCGGCCGGCCAGGCGGGGTCCGGCGACATCGGCCTCGCGACGCTGACCACCGCCCCGCCCGAGATCCAGGACCTCATCCGGGTCTCCTACGGCGACGCCACCGGCCGGATCTTCCTGATCGCCGCGCTCCTGTCGGTGATCACGGTGGCGGCCGTGGTCTTCATCCACGAGGTGGCCCTGCGCACCGAGAGCGGCGACGAGCGGGTGGCCGGCGAGCAGGCCGGCGCGACCCCGGCCGACAGCACGGCCGCGGTGGACGACCAGCTGGCCGGCCGGCACGCCGTGGCCGGTCCGGACGCCCCCGAGGAGCCGGTGCGGGTCACCGTCTTCACCGGCACCGAGCTGGACCAGGGCGGGCGGCACGAGCCGGTCGACGCCCGCCGCTGA